A region from the Medicago truncatula cultivar Jemalong A17 chromosome 6, MtrunA17r5.0-ANR, whole genome shotgun sequence genome encodes:
- the LOC25497288 gene encoding NDR1/HIN1-like protein 10, with protein sequence MGWAARICCTLCCLIVLFVITIIVFWIIVSPSSVKFHVTDATLTEFNLTNNNLYYNFKVNVTARNPNNNIIVYYRRIKAIAWYKDNDFSHITLTPFDQGHKNTTFLGPIEFKGNAFIKLGRQQLNEYSEETRLRIYKDLAVDFDIRIRAKYGSFYKSGRFNPPVLQCRRLRVPLVSSFNSNSSSSPFFFSTRRCSSGDFFTDRDINKAATV encoded by the coding sequence ATGGGTTGGGCCGCACGCATTTGTTGCACATTATGTTGTCTTATAGTCCTCTTCGTAATTACAATCATCGTCTTTTGGATAATAGTCTCCCCTTCAAGCGTGAAATTTCACGTAACCGATGCAACTCTCACCGAGTTCAATCTCACAAACAACAACTTATATTACAATTTCAAAGTGAATGTCACAGCAAGAAAccccaacaacaacatcatagtCTATTATCGAAGAATCAAGGCGATTGCTTggtacaaagacaatgatttcAGTCATATAACTTTGACACCCTTTGATCAAGGACACAAGAATACCACTTTTCTTGGACCTATAGAATTTAAAGGAAATGCTTTCATCAAACTTGGACGTCAACAACTTAACGAGTATTCTGAAGAGACGCGTCTTAGGATTTATAAAGATTTGGCTGTTGATTTTGATATTCGAATTAGAGCTAAGTATGGAAGCTTCTATAAGAGTGGTCGGTTTAATCCACCGGTTCTGCAGTGTCGTCGTTTGAGAGTTCCTTTGGTTTCTTCTTTCAATAGTAACTCGTCAtcatcaccatttttttttagtaccAGAAGATGTAGCAGTGGTGATTTCTTTACAGACCGTGATATAAATAAAGCAGCAACAGTTTGA